DNA sequence from the Vicia villosa cultivar HV-30 ecotype Madison, WI linkage group LG3, Vvil1.0, whole genome shotgun sequence genome:
AAGATGATTCTTTCAATGTTCTCCCTAAGATTGATGTCTCTTTTCCTCTTATTTGTTCTAATGTTGAAGAAACTTCTTCATATTCTCTGTCGTTCTTTGAACAAGAGGATCCTTCATTTGATGTTGATCGTTCAATGATTGAGTATGTTCTTTTCGAAGGTTTTAACCGGAGTTGTGTGATAGGAGCAAGATGTTGATATTTTCTAGACCAATCAAACCTATCTCAAATAGCAAGAAGAGGTATCTGATCACTTTTTTTGATGATTTCAGTAGAAAAACGTGGATCTTCTTAACAGAAGAATCAAAAGCATTTTATGCTTTCAAACTTTTTAAGATTTATGTTAAAAAGGAAGCAAATTCATTTATCTGAGGCTTGCACATTTACCGCGGGGGAGAGTTTACATCACGCCAATTCACCAATTTTTGTTGTGAAAATGGTATAAGAAAGCAATTAACTGTTGCATATACCTTGCAACATAATGGGATTGTAGAACAAACAATAGAACCATTATAAACATGGTTTCAGAGCATGCTCTCATAGAAGATAATTCCCAAAATCTTCTGGCCTGAAGATGTAAATTGGTCTGTGCATGTCCTGAATTGGAGCCCGACGTTAGTAGTAAGGAATAAGACACCAGAAGAAGCTTAGAGCAGGATCAAGCCTTCAGTTAAGTATTTTTAGAGTTTTTGGATGTATTTCTCATGTTCATGTACCTGATGCTAAAAGATCTAAGATGGATGATAAAAGTTTGTGTTGTGTTTTGTTAGGGGTCAGTGAAGTATCAAAAGCATGTAAGCTTTATGATTCAATTTCACAAAAGATCATAACAACTACGGTTGTTGTTTTTGAAGAAGACCAGGGATGATATTGGGATAAGAAGTGTGAAGAAGCCATCTCTTGTGACTTAAATTGGGATGATAAGGATGTGGAAGTTAATATcgaagaagaaaatgaagttaGGCATGAATCTGATCATATTTCTGATATAGAAGAAGAGGAAAATGTCTCCTCTAATTCTATAGAAAAAGATAATAACACTTCTAATTCTAAGGAATGAAGGTGTAGAAGACCACCACTTTGGATGGAAGACTATGAAAGTGGAAAAGGAATTTCAAAAGGAAATGTTATGTTAATTTTGCTATGTTTGCAATTGGTGATGGTGATCCTGCTCACTTTGATGGTGTTGTTAAAATTGAAGAATAGAGGAAATCCATGGATGTGGAGATGAAGACAATAAAAAGAAATGGCACATGGGAATTGATGGAATTACCTAAAGAAGCAAAGAAAGTTGGAGTGAAATGGGTTTACAAGACAAAATTTAAAGAGAACGGAGAAGTGAACAAGTACAAAGCAAGGCTAGTAATGAAGGGGTATGCCCAAGAGTATGGGGTAGACTATATAGAAGTATTTGAATCGGTGGCTTACATGGAGACAATTCGTTTGGTGGTAGCATTCGCAGCTCGAAAAGGATGGACAATCTATCAACTGCATGTAAAGTCGGAAATTTTGCATGGAGAGTTGAATGAAACAATGTATGTGGACCGTCCTTGTGGTTATGTACAAAAAGGTAATGAGCATAAAgtctataaaattaaaaatattctttATGGGCTTAAGCAAGCACCATGTGCTTAGTACAATCGTGTAAAATCATATTTTCTAAAGGAAAGTTTTGAGAAGTGTGACTGCGAACATACCTTGTTTTGAAGACAAAAAAAAAGGTATAGTATTAATTGTTTGTATGTTGATGATCTCATTTTTACCGGAAATGACGAGCTAAAGTTACTAAAATTTAAAAGCTCTATGAAGCGTGAATTTGACATGGCAGCTTTTGGTAAAATAGATGCTTTCTTAGTCTTGAAGTGATGCCACGATCAGATGGAATTTTCTTATGTCAGAAGAAGTATGCATTAGAGATGTTGAAATAGTTTGGACTGGATAGAAATAACTCAATGTACAATCTAATTGTTCCTGGTGTTAAACTCACAAAATATGAGTCTAGTGTAAAGGTTGACAAGACATACTATAGAAAAATTATAGGAAACCTTATGTATCTAACATTTACTCGACccgatatgatgtttgtggtgaATCTAATTAGTAGGTATATGGAGAATCCTACTGAACTACATTTACAAATGGCCAAAAGGGTGTTAAGATATTTAAGAGGAACAGTTGAGtttggaatcttttacattaaggAAGGAAACAATGAGCTTGTGACTTACATTGACAACGATTATGTAGAGGACTTGGATGATAAGAAAAGTACTTCGGGTTATATTTTCTTGTTGAGTTCATGTGTTGTTTCTTGGCCATCGAGAAAACAACCAATGGCGAGTCTATCATACACAAAAGCAAAGTTTATAGGTGCAATTTCATGTGCATGTCAAGTCATATGGGTGAAAAAAGTGTAAAAATCAGAGCAAAGCCATTATGATTCATGGTGATATTAGTTATGCTATTAAGCTTTCGAAGAATCCAATAATGAATGGTTGTTGTAAGCATATTGATGTTCATTTTTCATTTCCTTTGGAATCTGACAAAGGCTGAAACTGTTGAGCTGATACACTGTAGCACACAAGAACAATTGACAAATATCATGACAAAATCACTCAAGATGAatgttttcctaaagccaagATGAATGTTTTCCTAAAGCTAGGATGATCTCTAAGAGTTTGTTCAAAGAGTGATATAAACTGATTGCATATAGCATTCAGTTTAAAGGATGATTTATTAGTCAGTTTTAAGATTTCTATGTCTTTTAAGagtatttatttcttttaaattagTCTAGCATATTATTAGAAAGTGCTGGTAGTGGGGTGAAAACATGACtagtttttatttcaatttctcaTCTATGTAAGGCTATATATGAGccaaattatttatttcaatacataaaaaaaattatcccTGTCAATTTCCTTATACTTTCACATACGTGTTTTGGTTCCTAACAAAGGTGAATTAGATATTATCTAATTATCTAATAGAACAAGAGATCAtttgtcaatttttaaaattcaattaggTTCCTAATGTTGTATAAGCACAACCAAAACTGTTGTTTTCTTATATGTGTCCCTCTCTTGGATTATCAAGCATGCTTCCTTTGAAATCCATGTTCATGGGAGCGACAAAGTCCTAATAAATTTTTCATTTTCCTTAAAATGTCTCTGATGGTGGTAGAAGGGTCCCAATATGGGACATCCAACCCCCCAACACCCACTATACAATGCAAAGTCTATTTGAAGTTGaagttgatatattttttttctttacatTATTGAGAAGATGGTAATGGGGAATCTTAATTTGAGGGTGAAAAGGATGCCTAAAAATCTTCTAAAAAGAAGACAAAGAAGATTCCTAGTTGAACATCACGATAGAAGACGTATGGTGTGGTGTGACCTCAATGGCTATCGCCATCTCTTTATTCTTCCAAGTGTTCTCATTCAAAACTCCACTTGATGTACTCTTGATTTAGTTATATATGCATTCCACATAAGGCAAAACCTCATGCAAGTTTACTTACTAATTAATTAGCCTCTAGTTTTTAATACTGATATGATATTGTCAAGTATTGAATAATTAGATATCAATCATATTTCATACAATGCGATACACTCTAACGCCTTGCACGCTCAAGACATTGACATATATCAGTTTTACAGAAGCTCTTATCTATATCATTTTAAAGTTTAAATTGGATCTAATTTAACTCTCCTAAGATCAAACTTTAAGATAAAGACTATCTTCATTATAGTTTTTTGGtgttgattgaaaatatatttgttaaaataatttaatatagttTTGTAAAGAATATTTTTTAGTTTTGTAAAGAAAGAAGTTTgtctaaaattatttaatagattCTAGTTCTTCGttacaaaatgttttttttttaaattaaatttgtttttgacttttttattttctcttgtaTTCTTGTGTCTAAATGTTGTGAGcgatagttaaatatttattttcaagagAAAGTCAGTCAgccaaataattttgaaaaaaatttgaaacgctatatttaaaaaaactagtATATAACCCGCGCGATGCGCGGTTTGTCTATaatatgttattgtttttgtatataatattttaaaatttaaaatattattattatatttattattatgactataaaatctataaaaaatcataaatcaaTGTCACACATTTATATaccattaattataattataataatataaataaataattaattgatttaattgttaTTTAAAATTTGTATTAAGATAATAATTgactgaataaataaaaataaatgataggagtttttttttatcaaaaatgatAGGagttataaaatagaaaaaaaaaacagttgaaaaatTTAAcagttatatttatatatttacttaatcAATGAAATTTCTAAATTATTAACTTTTGATATTGTATTGTATTTACTCTAATTTTGCAACCTTTCATTATCTTCCTCCtggctattaattttttttatattttcataaattttagaTTATTcgttaattttatttattgatattcatttcattattattactataaaatattttataaagatatttttttattattaaaaattttaaagtaATGAGGGGTCAATTCTACCGTTTTATATTAATGTATATAATGTAAGGATCATTTGTCATTCTAATACtttagtttataaaataaattaatcaataatTGAAAAACTGAGACCTTGAATacgtaatattttttgtttttttgtccaTGCTTTGTGAGGTTACTCTTCAAATTCTAAAATATATGTGTGAGAAAGAAAGTGAGAGGAGTTTAACTATTTAAGGAAGAAATGGGGACAGATTTATCAATTTCagaataataaaatgatattataATAGACCGTTTCATAAAACTCTTAATTTTGTAAACATTAATTTTtgcaataattataaataatataattaaaaatttgtAAACGATTTTTGTTCtaaaaataaattgtaattaaaatacaatataacGATGATAACattaaaaactaataataaaaatttatgtaaataaattattaattgttattgaAACACATTTTTCAAAAAACTACATTGAGTGAGAATAAAATTATatgttaaaatatataaatttaaaattacttcatttttcaaaaatatttgtaaaacgcttattaaaaactttattgataGTAACCAAAAAGAATATTATTTGTAaattttaagaataaaataatataataacaatgtaaataaaattaaaatttataataagaaattaattaattattagatCAAAATCTAcctttttaactttttattttattttatcactttaaaatttaaattctttaatttgtttaataataataTCTATATTTAAATGTAATCATCTTTATTGACTAGATTCTCTCTTATCTagaaaaaattttattttcaattaagatgaattttttaaattaaatcatttaaaatttacaaactcataaaaataacttgattcttcttcaaattaataaaattgaaaCTCACAAAGAAAAACTCATCATaatatattattgttataattatttataatacaattacaacaatatatatatatatatatatatatatatatatatatatatatatatatatatatatatatatatatatatattattataatacaattatttataattattgtaACAATGTGAATCCGCCTTCTTCTTCACACTCGTATAAAAATAGTTATATTCAAATTAACCAATATATAGAAGAGAAATCTATGAAAATAGataacaaaataatataagaaaattattacaaaaaatataGCTACAATATGTAGGTAATGGATATAATATAGTAAGTAAAGCCATAAACctgcaacataaattaaaaaaaatatttaaaatatatgtcaaaaattagaaaataaaataaaaatatcaatacaaaataaataaaaaaatagattacTTATTTGCATTGTTTGGGTAGAAAAACAAAGATCTACCACATAAAATTTAAAAGTGTAGTTGAAATATagacaataattaatataatagaaGTTGAGTTACatatcatataaataaataatagttaGATCATAGAATAAGAAAAGAAATGAAAGTATCaatacaaaatcaaaaaatgaatgaTGAAAAGGATTATATATAAAACTTATCTACAAATTATGTATTTATATACACAACAACAATGATTATTAAAAGCAGAATAAATCTTATTAAAAATTGTAAcatacaattttaataattaaaatttgtcaTTAATTAGTATTATGGAGAGTTATGgaatatgaaaagaaaaatatttaaaggttagaaaataatgattattattaatataaattgatgttttttaaaatgtttgtaatttaactaaaatatatttattttttatattaattgtatatttattaatattgatttttatattattttaattgtatatttataaatatttcattgaaatagaataaaatatagtgaaattttattttatttaaggatACAGGTTTTTAGTGGGTGATGAAGTAGTTATGGAATAGAAAAAGTTGAAGAAATATctcaatttaaatataatataatataataggaaaagttgaagaaagtattattattattatttttagttgatcaatttaaaaaattatttgatatataaaaataataatattgttaataataattttttctactattatattattaattagaattttatattattcatgaaacatataaatattatattattattattatttgatcaatttaaaaaaattattttagtatagaaaaacaaaaatcatgttaataatattgttttatactattatattattaattaaaattttatattattcatGAAGcgtataaattttatataatacatAAGATAAAGGATTATAAATAGGGTTGATGTTAGAGTAGTTAATAGTATGACATGTGTCTAGGGTTGGTatgacaaccttagatttatattaagtagatgtaTTTCAAATCGGTTGTTGTTGAAAAAGCTGAGAAAGAAgatgattttgttttaaaaaatgactcttttaatttttaatctattATGAAACTAATGaagaaaaaatgtttttaaatgtGTTAGATGATCCACACATAAAGAGTGTAAACATGACATTTGGATTATAGTTAACTAATGAAGGAAATGGAATTAAGTAGTTAAAAAAAAGGTTGAAATTTCAAATTATGATTCGAATCATGACTCGGGTGATGTGATTCGAATCAATGAATTGAGTTACGTTTCACAAACTTTAATAAAATTTGAAGAAGTGTTGTTTGTATCGATTTATGTGGTTGTGAATTGAATcactaaatctaaaataaaataaaatttgaaatttttcatttaattcgAAGTATGAAGTTTTGTGAATCAAATCACATTaccagaataaaaatattttacaaaaatcTACTCATAGTTCTATTTAGATAGAACCATAAATCAAATCACATATCTCGAGTTCAATTTttggaaggaaaaaaaaaagccATGATTTGAATCGTGCTCAACAAAAGTACCCATAACACATGATTCAAAACATTTTATGATTCTAATCATGCTGAACAAAAATACTTGATTCAGATCATACATTTTCTTGAGTTGAGTCATTTacattgactttggtcaaaggatttttattttgatagAAGGTCAAAGGAATATTTTATGCATGCAATGCAATAGCAATTTTAAAAGAGGTGCTAGTGCAAATTTATTGTTGTGTCTGACTCAATTGCAATACAAACATAATAGACaaacaataacaataaaacaTCCTGATTGCACATGGTTATCCTATGagcggctttggctaatatgcataagaatTTTACTTATGCAGCCTACATAAACctttggatcatgtttttaatccagtattgagtggtgagtattgagtaataacaattgatgtctagaatttgatccaataatCCAAggatccataataatctatgtatggtgcatagatttttatctatgcacgataACTGCACCCGTGAGTTAAAATGAAAGTTGAAAAGTAGAATAGGATAGATTCACTTAGATAAGTTTATTTTCGCCTAACAAATTTTGGTTATTTTAATTAGTTCGAGGGGAAAGCTAAATTTACTTGATGACCTAAGGTCAATTCGTTTAACAAACATCACAGTACTTAACAAATTCCGACTTACAAATCTCTTGTATGAATCGAAGATCATTTGTTCATCAGTTGAAGATATTTCTTAATGTGACTAAACAATAAGAAAATGAATTTGAACAGACACTTGCTGTAATGTAACCCAGAGAAAGAATAGTAGCCTCCAAAAACAAAGACAGTACACTAGTTACTCTACACTTTACACAAAATTATCTGAAAAGCTCTATGGAGCCGACATATATTCATTGCATGTTTGATATTATGGTGGGCAGCACCCTGATTTTACAAAAACTATACCCCAAATTTTTGCAGTATTATGTTAGCTCATCATGATTCAACCAAACACACCGGAAATCAAATATGCAAAGTTAGATAGTTATAATGTAAAGAACAAAGCACTTATTCAGCATTTGTTTCTTCAACCGATTTCTTGTATTCAGGCTTCAGCTCGTAAGTTCCTTGGTTGGCACCTCTTTTGTTGTATACACACAGCTCATTCAAGATCTCTTTCAAGAATTGCTGCAACAGAAACATCAGGTTACTAACTTAAGCCTTAAATGCCAGAGCTCTATGAGAAACCAAAATCAGATTCAGCCAGGTACCAATGCCGCACTAAAACAAAAGGGCAGAAAAAAAAATACCGCGGGTTGATCAGTTTCTTGGACAAGTTGCTTCAAGGCCCAGTTAGGCTGTCTTTCAAATAGTTTGAACATAATATCCTCCAGCTCTCCCCGGTCTCTTCTTGTTCTCTTTGTATCAGTTTGTTTGACTGGTTGTGTCCTCTTTTTATCCTACAAGAGTTTCATAAGAATAAGAAAAAGCTCCGTAGAATTAGCACGCACACATTTGCAGAAATAAACCTTCTCGAAGGAGCAATtccaattaattatttttctgaTTTGCATCAATTTCGTCGGCGTTTCAGTGTTTTAGAGTTGTGAtatgaatttcaaattttcaacatTACAACCCATATGCAAAATAAGTACCTTAAAATTGGTTGAAACTAAGCCAACCATTCCAGGCATTGGCCTCATGTGGACTCCACGAATATCCTCAATAACCTTGCAGTTGAATCAAGGGAACCAAAGAATCAATTATTTTATCAAACATATAAAAATAAGAATTAAGTGATAATTCATTGATAAACATGAAATACTACCTGTACTTGTCGATTTTTAATCATAGATTTCTTTGTCCTCTCCCGGCACAATTTTCCATAATCATCAATGTTTTCATGGCGTGGTTTCAT
Encoded proteins:
- the LOC131657501 gene encoding secreted RxLR effector protein 161-like; translated protein: MYNLIVPGVKLTKYESSVKVDKTYYRKIIGNLMYLTFTRPDMMFVVNLISRYMENPTELHLQMAKRVLRYLRGTVEFGIFYIKEGNNELVTYIDNDYVEDLDDKKSTSGYIFLLSSCVVSWPSRKQPMASLSYTKAKFIGAISCACQVIWVKKV
- the LOC131660215 gene encoding transcription initiation factor IIF subunit beta-like; the encoded protein is MKEEKERIKMEEENGYAGSSGSTLETSKAERSVWLMKCPVAVAKSWQNHPPSQPLSKVVFSIDPLLPEDDPAHLQFTMEMSGTDSVNMAKAYSLNMFKDFVPMCIFSETSEGDKVSMEGKVEHKFDMKPRHENIDDYGKLCRERTKKSMIKNRQVQVIEDIRGVHMRPMPGMVGLVSTNFKDKKRTQPVKQTDTKRTRRDRGELEDIMFKLFERQPNWALKQLVQETDQPAQFLKEILNELCVYNKRGANQGTYELKPEYKKSVEETNAE